The following are encoded together in the Ranitomeya imitator isolate aRanImi1 chromosome 4, aRanImi1.pri, whole genome shotgun sequence genome:
- the LOC138675689 gene encoding uncharacterized protein — MSNRVEFIRDFIEIYQSFPCLWKIKSPEYCNREKRREGYLQLIELYNRQAPDEAANEAVIKKKIQALRTVWRKELNKVLQTTRSGASTEEVYVPKLWYFEHLNFLRDQEVPRTSTCLRLLAPVEPIVSENHAEQESQGQQDDSAQESTLDCSQDCTTTDLVEAAPARSQSRQVQRKRKATSDASNELLSLAKKVLTRNVSPALEGFGHYVVDKLAKMDDNQRILAERLILEAVNKGTDGDLDKNTCLVSSRPIQRTEPSNFNGWSQGQTSMRHNPHVSHFGQPPPNNSYTPIPLHMASPIRHQNFQPEQSSYHNL; from the exons atgtcaaatcgtgtggagttcatccgggatttcatcgagatttatcagtcttttccctgcctctggaaaataaaatctcctgagtattgtaacagggaaaagaggagggagggttacttacagctcattgagctttacaatcgtcaggcaccagatgaggcagctaacgaagcagttattaaaaagaaaatccaggcgctccgcacggtctggaggaaggagctgaacaaggttcttcagactacaaggtccggagcttccactgaagaagtttatgtgccaaaactgtggtattttgagcatcttaattttctgagggaccaagaggtgccacggacttcaacgtgtcttcgattgttggcacctgtggaaccaatagtttcggagaaccacgccgagcaggagtcacaagggcaacaa gatgacagtgcgcaggagagtacacttgactgttcacaggactgcacaacaacagatctagtggaggctgcacctgccaggagtcaatcgaggcaagttcaaagaaaacggaaagccacctcagacgcctcaaatgaactattgagcctggcaaagaaggtgttgacaagaaatgttagccctgcgttagaggggtttggacactatgtggttgacaaactggcaaaaatggacgacaaccaaagaatactagcagagcgtctgattctggaagcagtaaacaagggtactgatggcgatttggacaagaacacttgtttggtctcttcccggccaatacagcggacagagccatcaaatttcaatggttggtcacagggtcagacatcgatgcgacacaatcctcacgtttcccacttcggccagccaccccctaataactcctacacaccaatacctttacatatggcttcgcccatcaggcaccaaaattttcagccggaacaatcgtcgtatcataatttgtga